The Pongo abelii isolate AG06213 chromosome 21, NHGRI_mPonAbe1-v2.0_pri, whole genome shotgun sequence genome has a window encoding:
- the FASTKD5 gene encoding FAST kinase domain-containing protein 5, mitochondrial isoform X1, with product MAATLKSLKLLRYQAFCSPSAFGAVRSVSYWNASSTQHGGQDPPGHISLCHSAKKVKNICSTFSSRRIPTTSSARPGLEFSKTSSSKASTLQLGSPRATGIDEENVEVFDSFENLRVFLQLRPEYRVHSYSASETSQLLSVSEGELILHKVRVNQNNLQAQVIVDYLCKLSSLPAEQHPVLLGSTSFALLCQLSVRKIKLFDTQDLINVLKAFVILGIPHSHSMLDVYETKCCHQVWEMSVDQLLLVADLWRYIGRKVPRFLNICCSYLNLRWKDLSLSQLVHLIYVIGENRQVSQDLMQKLESLILKYIDLINLEEVGTICLGFFKSKTNLSEFVMRKIGDLACADMQHLSSHSLVNIVKMFRFTHVDHINFMKQIGEIAPQRIPSLGVQGVMHLTLYCSALRFLDEGVMNAVAASLPPRVAQCRSKDVAKILWSFGTLNYKPPNAEEFYSSLINEIHRKMPEFNQYPEHLPTCLLGLAFLEYFPVELIDFALSPGFVRLAQERTKFDLIKELYTLDGTVVIECPDYRGNRLSTHLQREGSELLWYLAEKDMNSKPEFLETVFLLETMLGGPQYVKHHMILPHTRSSDLEVQLDVNLKPLPFNREATPAENVAKLKCEHVGVSLTDDLMNQLLKGKARGHFQGKTESEPGQQHMELENKAAVPLGGSLRNVADKSGAMEMAGLCPPACMQTPRMKLAIQFTNRNQYCYGSRDLLGLHNMKRRQLARLGYRVVELSYWEWLPLLKRTRLEKLAFLHEKVFTSAL from the coding sequence ATGGCAGCTACTCTCAAGTCGTTAAAACTTTTAAGATACCAAGCATTTTGCAGTCCTTCTGCCTTTGGTGCAGTCCGAAGTGTGTCATACTGGAATGCGAGCAGCACACAGCATGGGGGACAGGACCCTCCAGGACACATTAGCCTCTGCCATTCTGCCAAAAAAGTTAAGAACATATGTAGCACCTTCTCTTCTCGGAGAATCCCGACAACCAGCAGTGCCCGCCCAGGTTTGGAATTCAGCAAGACTTCTTCCTCTAAGGCCAGTACATTGCAGCTGGGCTCACCCAGGGCCACAGGAATTGATGAAGAGAATGTAGAAGTTTTTGATTCCTTTGAAAACTTGCGAGTTTTCCTACAGCTAAGACCAGAATACCGTGTTCACAGCTATAGTGCGTCTGAGACTTCTCAGCTCCTGTCTGTTTCAGAAGGTGAACTAATTTTGCACAAAGTCAGAGTTAATCAAAATAATCTCCAGGCTCAAGTCATTGTTGATTATTTGTGTAAGCTGAGCTCTTTGCCTGCAGAGCAGCATCCTGTCTTGCTGGGCAGTACCAGCTTTGCTCTGCTCTGCCAGCTGAGTGTGAGGAAGATAAAGCTCTTTGATACCCAAGATCTGATCAATGTTTTGAAAGCTTTTGTCATTTTAGGAATCCCTCACTCCCATTCAATGCTAGATGTGTATGAGACCAAGTGTTGCCATCAGGTATGGGAGATGAGTGTAGATCAGCTCCTTTTGGTGGCTGATCTCTGGAGGTACATAGGCCGCAAAGTACCTaggtttttaaacatttgttgtaGTTATCTTAATTTGCGCTGGAAAGATCTATCCTTGTCTCAGCTAGTTCACTTAATTTATGTTATAGGTGAAAATCGTCAGGTATCCCAGGATCTAATGCAAAAATTGGAATCATTGATCCTTAAGTATATAGATTTGATCAATTTAGAGGAGGTTGGTACCATCTGTTTGGGGttctttaaatcaaaaactaatCTCTCTGAATTTGTCATGCGGAAAATTGGAGACTTGGCTTGTGCTGACATGCAGCATCTGAGTAGTCACTCCTTagtgaatattgttaaaatgttccgTTTCACTCACGTGGATCATATCAATTTCATGAAGCAGATTGGAGAGATTGCTCCTCAGCGAATTCCTTCCCTGGGAGTTCAAGGTGTCATGCACCTGACTCTTTACTGCTCGGCCTTACGCTTCCTGGATGAAGGAGTAATGAATGCAGTGGCTGCATCTTTGCCTCCTAGAGTGGCACAGTGTCGAAGTAAAGATGTTGCCAAGATTCTGTGGTCATTTGGAACTCTGAATTATAAGCCACCCAATGCAGAAGAATTTTACTCCAGCCTGATAAATGAGATTCACAGAAAGATGCCTGAATTCAACCAATACCCAGAACACCTGCCCACCTGCCTGCTGGGCCTGGCATTTTTGGAGTACTTTCCAGTAGAGTTAATTGATTTTGCTCTCAGTCCAGGGTTTGTCAGGTTAGCTCAGGAGAGAACTAAGTTTGACCTCATTAAGGAACTATATACCCTCGATGGTACGGTTGTCATTGAGTGTCCAGATTACAGAGGCAATCGTCTTAGTACTCACCTTCAGCGAGAGGGGTCTGAATTGCTGTGGTATTTAGCAGAGAAGGATATGAATTCAAAGCCTGAATTCTTAGAAACTGTCTTTTTACTGGAGACCATGCTGGGGGGGCCCCAGTACGTGAAGCACCATATGATTTTGCCTCATACCCGATCTTCTGACTTAGAGGTCCAGCTTGATGTTAACCTGAAGCCATTACCATTTAATAGAGAAGCCACACCAGCTGAAAATGTAGCCAAATTAAAGTGTGAGCATGTGGGAGTCAGCCTTACAGATGATTTGATGAATCAGTTACTAAAAGGGAAAGCAAGAGGACATTTCCAGGGCAAAACTGAGTCAGAGCCTGGGCAGCAGCACATGGAGTTAGAGAATAAGGCAGCTGTACCTTTGGGGGGCTCCCTTCGCAATGTAGCAGATAAATCAGGGGCCATGGAGATGGCTGGCCTGTGCCCCCCAGCCTGCATGCAGACCCCAAGAATGAAGCTGGCTATTCAGTTCACAAACAGGAACCAGTATTGCTATGGCTCCAGGGATCTCCTTGGACTGCACAATATGAAGAGGCGGCAGCTGGCTCGGCTTGGCTACCGTGTAGTAGAGTTATCCTACTGGGAATGGCTCCCACTACTGAAACGAACTCGCTTAGAAAAATTGGCGTTTCTTCATGAGAAAGTATTCACCTCTGCTCTCTGA